A stretch of the Balneola vulgaris DSM 17893 genome encodes the following:
- a CDS encoding glycosyltransferase encodes MFRLPKSKGKLVENYPTVAVIVSAKNEERDIVGCIQSLENLTYPKDALEVILVDDASTDKTTQLIKEAAERNEHFTALSTVDAPKTRLRAKARGVAWGMKNTDAEWVFITDADGSVQPSWIEHMLTGVDDSIGMIGGMVAVKDRSLLAIFERMSWAFTLPFAFGMAGYGGEFICVGPNMALRKKIYDEYGGLEASEFNVAEDLALFRMVDESEYGVKSHVSKETKVDLEPVPSLKHLLSQQRRWLKGGFEGSWKYWIGLVLAFGFHNVLSILFVTGLFVSLKTTMIALIIKTGADFLLLASEKTLLKEPKLLRYLFFMEFHLITTLLWLPISLLINSTIHWMGDDYVITYTDKSETD; translated from the coding sequence TTGTTTAGGCTCCCCAAATCTAAAGGTAAACTGGTTGAGAACTATCCTACGGTTGCAGTAATTGTATCGGCAAAAAATGAAGAGCGTGATATTGTAGGGTGTATTCAATCGCTTGAAAACCTCACCTACCCTAAAGATGCCCTAGAAGTTATTCTTGTGGATGATGCCTCTACCGATAAAACCACACAGCTTATAAAAGAAGCCGCAGAACGCAATGAACACTTTACTGCATTAAGTACGGTCGACGCCCCTAAAACACGTCTAAGAGCCAAAGCACGTGGTGTAGCATGGGGCATGAAGAACACCGATGCTGAGTGGGTTTTTATTACAGATGCGGATGGCTCTGTGCAACCTAGCTGGATCGAACACATGCTCACCGGAGTTGATGATTCAATTGGAATGATTGGCGGTATGGTGGCCGTAAAAGATCGATCTCTACTAGCCATATTCGAACGAATGAGTTGGGCTTTTACCCTGCCTTTTGCCTTTGGTATGGCAGGCTATGGCGGTGAGTTTATCTGTGTAGGACCTAATATGGCTCTTAGAAAAAAAATCTATGATGAGTACGGCGGGTTAGAAGCTTCGGAATTCAATGTAGCTGAAGATTTAGCTTTGTTCCGTATGGTTGATGAATCCGAATATGGTGTAAAATCACATGTATCAAAAGAAACCAAGGTAGATCTTGAGCCTGTGCCCTCATTAAAGCACTTACTCAGTCAACAAAGACGTTGGTTAAAAGGGGGATTTGAAGGGAGCTGGAAATACTGGATCGGCCTAGTACTTGCCTTTGGTTTCCACAATGTACTTTCAATACTATTTGTGACGGGATTATTTGTAAGCCTGAAAACAACCATGATTGCCCTGATCATCAAAACAGGCGCTGACTTTCTACTTCTTGCCTCCGAGAAGACACTCCTCAAAGAACCCAAGTTACTTCGTTACTTATTCTTCATGGAGTTCCATTTAATAACCACTCTGTTATGGTTACCGATAAGCCTGCTCATTAACTCCACCATACATTGGATGGGAGATGATTACGTAATCACCTATACTGACAAATCAGAAACCGATTAA
- a CDS encoding AAA family ATPase gives MSEMAVDMAALGEKIEKSSAFIEDIRKELDKVIIGQQYMIDRLLVGLLTNGHVLLEGVPGLAKTLTVSSLATVLNTDFQRIQFTPDLLPADLIGTLIYNQKEAEFLVKKGPIFANIILADEINRSPAKVQSALLEAMQEKQVTIGENTFKLEEPFLVLATQNPVEQEGTYPLPEAQVDRFMLKLKIGYPTEVEEMEIMRRMARTGEKPTLNTVVTTDKIMDARRVINEIYMDEKVEKYIVDLVFATRKPANYGLSDLEDLIGFGGSPRATINLNLAARAQAFMEHRAYVTPEDVRTIAMDVLRHRIIPTFEAEAEDISSEDIVEKIMGAVQVP, from the coding sequence ATGAGCGAAATGGCAGTAGACATGGCCGCACTTGGCGAGAAGATTGAAAAAAGCAGTGCATTTATTGAGGATATAAGAAAAGAGCTCGACAAAGTGATTATTGGTCAACAGTATATGATCGACCGATTATTAGTAGGCTTACTTACCAATGGCCACGTTCTCTTAGAAGGGGTTCCTGGTTTGGCAAAGACATTAACCGTTTCTTCGTTGGCAACGGTGCTCAACACAGATTTTCAGCGTATTCAGTTTACCCCTGATTTACTACCCGCCGATTTAATTGGTACGTTGATCTACAACCAAAAGGAAGCCGAGTTCTTAGTGAAAAAAGGACCCATCTTCGCGAACATTATTTTGGCTGATGAGATCAACCGTTCTCCCGCTAAGGTGCAAAGTGCACTTCTGGAAGCGATGCAGGAAAAGCAGGTTACCATTGGTGAAAACACCTTCAAACTTGAAGAGCCGTTCTTAGTACTAGCTACGCAGAACCCGGTTGAGCAAGAAGGTACCTACCCTCTTCCAGAAGCACAGGTTGACCGTTTCATGCTGAAGCTCAAGATTGGTTACCCTACCGAAGTGGAAGAAATGGAAATTATGCGCCGTATGGCTCGCACTGGTGAGAAGCCAACATTGAATACCGTTGTAACTACGGATAAGATCATGGATGCTCGTCGTGTAATCAACGAAATCTACATGGATGAGAAAGTTGAGAAGTACATCGTTGACCTTGTGTTTGCCACGCGTAAACCAGCAAACTATGGATTGAGCGATTTGGAGGATCTGATTGGCTTCGGTGGCTCTCCACGTGCTACTATCAACTTGAACCTTGCAGCGCGTGCACAGGCCTTTATGGAGCACAGAGCGTACGTTACTCCTGAAGATGTACGCACCATCGCGATGGATGTACTGCGCCACAGAATTATTCCTACTTTCGAAGCAGAAGCCGAGGACATCAGCTCTGAAGATATCGTGGAAAAAATTATGGGCGCTGTTCAAGTACCATAG
- a CDS encoding fatty acid desaturase — protein MGFTHSDSGDPHVQRRRDILRDHPDVKELFGREPKTALYILLLVAVQISAAVMLNQASWWVILLAAYTIGAFSTHALFTLKHECTHNLVLKNKKLNYMLGLIGNLPSCTPTFASFTTFHLKHHAHQGEYEMDADLPHKWEAKLIEYTPFGKILWLLLHPIVISLRPLRFDRIPYVDARFYLNILLAVAFDVAIIYWVGIPAFIYLLLSTFFALGLHPLGARWIQEHYVVAPPQETYSYYGPLNALTFNIGYHNEHHDFPGIPWSRLPKLKEKASEYYDSLYYHTSWTKLLYLFFTRADLTLFSRIERDPKRSKHKSKSQAA, from the coding sequence ATGGGATTTACACATTCTGACTCTGGAGATCCACATGTTCAACGACGTAGAGATATACTCCGAGATCATCCAGATGTAAAGGAGCTTTTTGGAAGAGAGCCTAAAACAGCTCTTTATATTCTACTGCTAGTAGCCGTTCAGATTTCGGCTGCTGTTATGTTAAACCAAGCCTCTTGGTGGGTAATTTTATTGGCAGCTTATACCATAGGTGCTTTTTCTACCCATGCTCTTTTTACCTTAAAACATGAGTGTACTCACAATCTTGTTCTTAAGAATAAGAAGCTTAATTATATGCTTGGTTTGATAGGGAACTTACCTTCATGTACTCCTACTTTTGCAAGTTTCACCACTTTCCATCTTAAACATCACGCGCATCAAGGGGAGTATGAGATGGACGCTGATTTACCTCATAAATGGGAAGCAAAACTTATTGAATACACTCCCTTCGGTAAAATACTTTGGCTGCTATTACATCCTATTGTGATCAGCTTGAGACCTCTTCGTTTTGACCGTATACCTTATGTTGATGCTCGGTTTTACCTCAATATTTTATTAGCTGTGGCATTTGACGTAGCCATCATATATTGGGTAGGCATACCAGCGTTTATCTATTTATTACTTTCTACCTTTTTTGCTCTAGGTCTACATCCTTTGGGTGCACGATGGATTCAAGAGCATTATGTAGTTGCACCGCCTCAAGAAACCTATTCGTACTATGGTCCATTGAACGCTCTTACATTTAATATTGGCTACCATAACGAGCATCATGATTTCCCAGGTATTCCTTGGAGCAGGTTGCCCAAGTTAAAAGAGAAGGCATCAGAGTATTATGATTCTCTGTACTACCACACCTCGTGGACCAAGCTCTTATACCTATTCTTTACTAGAGCTGATTTAACCTTATTCTCACGAATAGAACGAGATCCGAAGCGATCTAAGCATAAAAGTAAAAGCCAAGCTGCTTAA
- a CDS encoding BamA/TamA family outer membrane protein, which translates to MNKQSQFLSLGLIVVLLLSLSPSVQSQQQSMVTDSIETAFLPALSFNSDFGFMAGGLVSRYHYNQTHEPFYSYTQIAAIFSTKGLASAIIEIDKPSVLGSANRLKSAVYVSRFLNDPYYGIQSYQKIDDSFNSDPDFYSYQSFATGIDAELRIPVSQQFEALAIFNLDYLTPWSNSPNQLIMQERPLGVEGGSNLHLGTGFISDNRNHEFRPSKGTYFYLSVEGGLKNVGSSYSNAIIRFKARNYVNIPLFKGVVFAQQLQLKNTYGDVPFWKLAYAGDEMTLRGYPSGRFRDDHSLILNNELRTWLFDIPFLGAEFGGNLFFDVGKSYANGTPFNALTEDLKYSYGLSGTSSFFTPDFILRTDVGFSEEGVGIYFTAGYMF; encoded by the coding sequence ATGAACAAGCAGAGCCAATTTTTATCATTAGGACTAATCGTAGTATTGCTCCTTTCTTTATCTCCTTCCGTGCAGAGCCAGCAGCAAAGCATGGTTACCGATTCCATTGAAACTGCTTTCCTGCCCGCTCTTTCATTTAATAGTGATTTCGGTTTTATGGCTGGCGGACTCGTTTCTAGGTATCATTACAATCAAACCCATGAGCCGTTTTACTCTTACACTCAAATTGCGGCTATTTTTTCAACCAAAGGCTTAGCATCTGCCATCATTGAAATAGATAAGCCCAGTGTTCTTGGCTCAGCGAATCGGTTGAAAAGTGCTGTTTACGTCTCACGCTTTTTAAATGATCCTTATTACGGTATTCAATCCTACCAAAAAATCGACGACTCATTTAATTCAGATCCCGACTTTTATTCCTATCAGTCTTTTGCCACCGGTATAGATGCAGAACTTCGCATCCCTGTTTCTCAACAATTCGAAGCTCTAGCCATCTTTAACCTAGATTATCTAACCCCTTGGTCTAACTCTCCCAATCAGCTCATTATGCAAGAGCGACCACTGGGAGTTGAAGGTGGTTCTAACTTACATCTTGGTACTGGCTTCATTTCAGACAATAGGAATCATGAGTTCAGACCCTCCAAAGGCACTTACTTCTACCTTTCTGTAGAAGGTGGTTTAAAAAACGTTGGGAGTTCGTATAGCAATGCCATTATCCGTTTTAAAGCTCGAAATTATGTAAACATCCCATTGTTTAAAGGCGTTGTATTTGCTCAGCAACTTCAGCTAAAAAACACCTATGGAGATGTGCCCTTTTGGAAGTTAGCTTATGCAGGAGATGAAATGACCCTCCGTGGTTATCCCTCTGGCCGATTTAGAGACGACCATTCCCTGATACTAAACAATGAATTACGTACATGGCTGTTTGATATCCCATTTTTGGGAGCTGAGTTTGGCGGCAATCTCTTTTTTGATGTAGGTAAATCCTACGCAAATGGCACCCCCTTCAATGCATTAACCGAAGACCTGAAGTATTCCTATGGGCTAAGTGGCACTAGTTCTTTCTTTACGCCGGATTTTATTCTACGCACTGATGTTGGTTTTTCGGAAGAAGGAGTTGGTATCTATTTTACAGCTGGTTATATGTTTTAA
- a CDS encoding undecaprenyl-diphosphate phosphatase — translation MDILQSFLLGLLQGLTEFLPISSSGHLALGKYFLGESNEAGLTFEIVVHFGTLCSILIYYRALLMDITKAGFSFIAAPKKEMENPKVKMIGFVLLSMIPAFIVGFTLKDKVETIFDSPFLVSVMLVVTGFILFLTKFAKEKEGRVTVGRSIVIGIAQAFAMIPGISRSGSTISTALYFGVSREEAANFSFLMVIPVIGGAMLLQVLDLMEQGMDTVYIQGLLVGFLTAFVSGYYALKYLIVILKKKGFHYFAYYCWAVGGAGLIYFTF, via the coding sequence ATGGACATTTTACAATCTTTTTTATTAGGACTGCTTCAAGGACTCACTGAATTTCTCCCTATTAGCAGTTCAGGTCACCTTGCATTAGGGAAATATTTTCTAGGTGAAAGTAACGAAGCTGGACTTACTTTCGAAATCGTAGTTCACTTTGGTACACTTTGTAGTATCCTTATTTATTATCGTGCTCTGTTGATGGATATTACCAAAGCTGGATTTAGTTTTATTGCCGCTCCTAAGAAAGAGATGGAGAACCCTAAAGTAAAAATGATTGGCTTTGTTCTTCTGAGTATGATTCCCGCTTTTATCGTGGGCTTTACGTTAAAAGATAAAGTAGAGACTATTTTTGATAGCCCTTTTTTAGTGTCGGTGATGCTAGTGGTAACCGGCTTTATTTTATTCTTAACCAAGTTTGCGAAAGAGAAAGAAGGACGGGTTACTGTTGGGCGTAGTATCGTAATTGGGATTGCTCAAGCTTTTGCGATGATTCCAGGTATTAGTAGATCGGGCTCCACCATTTCTACAGCTTTATATTTTGGAGTGAGTAGAGAAGAGGCTGCAAATTTTTCATTTTTAATGGTAATACCGGTAATTGGTGGCGCGATGTTGCTCCAAGTTTTAGACTTGATGGAACAGGGGATGGATACCGTTTACATTCAAGGGCTTTTGGTGGGTTTTTTGACTGCTTTTGTGTCGGGTTATTACGCCCTTAAATATTTAATAGTCATCCTAAAAAAGAAAGGTTTTCACTATTTTGCCTACTACTGTTGGGCTGTGGGTGGAGCCGGGCTCATTTATTTCACTTTTTGA
- the nuoK gene encoding NADH-quinone oxidoreductase subunit NuoK, whose translation MLEIDWLLAVSAIMFTIGMIGVLIRRNAIVVFMCVELMLNAVNLSLVSFSSYHGNIDGQILVFFALAVAAAEAVVGLAIIIAIFRNNLTVDVREINLLRW comes from the coding sequence ATGTTAGAGATTGATTGGCTTTTAGCTGTTAGTGCAATAATGTTCACCATTGGTATGATTGGTGTACTTATTAGAAGAAATGCTATTGTTGTGTTCATGTGTGTTGAGCTGATGCTGAATGCCGTAAACTTATCATTAGTATCGTTTAGTAGTTATCATGGCAACATCGACGGGCAGATTCTTGTGTTCTTTGCTCTAGCCGTTGCCGCCGCTGAAGCCGTTGTAGGCTTGGCGATTATCATTGCTATATTCAGGAATAATCTTACTGTTGATGTTCGTGAAATTAATTTGTTACGTTGGTAA
- a CDS encoding NADH-quinone oxidoreductase subunit J, translating into MIVYLFIMLAVLAIASALAMVINKNVVNSALFLVINMVSLAGIYLLLNAQFLAVIQILVYAGAIMVLFLFVIMLLNVEDEKKLFNKFRIKYFLAFLLGVAVIGQIFYSLVGVGDMLPEISSNMATIGTVEAVGDVLFTKYLLPFEMTAILLTAAVVGALMVAQYKIKKG; encoded by the coding sequence ATGATTGTCTATCTATTTATAATGTTAGCTGTTTTGGCGATTGCTTCGGCACTGGCAATGGTCATAAACAAGAACGTAGTTAATAGTGCTCTATTTCTAGTTATAAACATGGTTTCATTGGCGGGCATCTACCTGCTGTTGAATGCTCAATTTCTTGCAGTGATTCAAATCCTAGTTTATGCTGGTGCCATAATGGTACTCTTCTTATTCGTAATCATGTTATTGAACGTGGAAGATGAGAAGAAGCTGTTCAATAAATTCAGAATTAAGTACTTCCTTGCATTCCTTCTTGGAGTGGCTGTGATTGGCCAAATATTCTACAGCCTTGTAGGTGTAGGCGATATGCTACCTGAGATATCTAGCAATATGGCAACAATTGGTACAGTTGAAGCAGTAGGTGATGTGCTATTCACGAAGTACCTACTTCCATTTGAAATGACGGCGATCTTACTTACAGCGGCTGTTGTAGGTGCTTTAATGGTTGCTCAATACAAAATTAAGAAGGGCTAA